A stretch of the Methylacidiphilum caldifontis genome encodes the following:
- a CDS encoding radical SAM protein, producing MSTVAYLSVQEILELKLLVNEIFLSIQGESTFAGYPCSFVRLTGCNLRCRWCDTTYAFSGGKLMSIATILDQIKAYSVPLVEITGGEPLLQKNILYLLSFLCDLGYEVLLETSGSLPIDNVDPRVHRIVDLKCPSSGQSEHNLLANLKKLGERDELKFVIADRKDYEWAKTKLVEEKVWIEKIKAVSFSPVFGELEPQVLSQWILEDKLKVRLGLQIHKYIWDPSMRGV from the coding sequence GTGTTCAAGAAATCCTTGAGCTAAAACTTCTTGTCAACGAAATATTCCTAAGCATCCAGGGAGAAAGCACCTTTGCAGGTTATCCCTGTTCATTTGTCAGACTGACTGGCTGTAATTTAAGATGTCGCTGGTGCGATACAACTTATGCTTTCTCAGGAGGAAAACTCATGTCGATAGCGACTATTCTAGATCAGATCAAAGCCTATTCCGTTCCTCTTGTAGAAATTACGGGCGGAGAACCCCTTCTTCAAAAAAATATCCTCTATCTGTTAAGCTTTCTCTGTGACCTAGGATATGAAGTCCTCCTGGAAACAAGTGGTTCACTGCCCATAGACAATGTGGATCCCAGAGTGCATCGCATCGTCGATTTAAAATGTCCTTCAAGTGGCCAAAGCGAACATAACCTATTGGCCAATCTCAAAAAACTAGGTGAAAGGGATGAATTGAAATTTGTGATTGCAGACAGGAAAGATTACGAATGGGCAAAGACCAAGCTTGTGGAAGAGAAAGTTTGGATTGAAAAAATCAAAGCGGTTAGCTTTTCCCCTGTATTTGGAGAATTGGAACCTCAAGTTCTTTCCCAATGGATCTTAGAGGACAAACTAAAGGTTAGACTTGGTCTTCAGATCCATAAATACATATGGGATCCCTCAATGCGAGGGGTATAA
- a CDS encoding DUF167 domain-containing protein — protein MSSARIRVKVVANAKKTELCGMYEDALKIKLAAPPVEGKANEALLSFLSLRLSVPKRCLHIEKGEKNSKKMIVIEEWARQNSPLEWLLKESTSHNGPSI, from the coding sequence ATGAGTTCAGCTCGGATAAGGGTTAAAGTGGTGGCAAATGCAAAAAAGACAGAGCTTTGTGGCATGTATGAGGATGCCCTTAAAATCAAACTTGCTGCACCTCCAGTAGAAGGAAAAGCCAATGAAGCTTTGCTTTCCTTTCTGTCTTTACGACTGTCAGTGCCTAAGCGGTGTTTGCATATTGAAAAAGGAGAAAAAAACAGCAAAAAAATGATCGTTATCGAAGAATGGGCAAGGCAGAATAGTCCTCTTGAATGGCTTCTTAAAGAGTCCACTAGCCATAACGGACCATCAATATGA
- the lysS gene encoding lysine--tRNA ligase, giving the protein MSSTNPESELLRLRREKLNYWKSQGIDPFGQPFFDTRPIEHIVAQFIENQEVRIAGRILSIRDMGKSFFAHVQDQSSKIQIYANPQSCGELAFNQLKQLDIGDILGVEGSCFFTKTKEKTIRIKSWQLLVKSLRPLPSKWHGLHDVEARYRQRYLDLIMNPDVKKIFLYRSQIVKEIRNFLHQKGFIEVETPMMQTIAGGAAANPFKTFHEALGISLYLRIAPELYLKRLLVGGLEKIFELNRNFRNEGISRKHNPEFTMLEAYQAYGDFQSMANLLEEMISTVAEKVLGTLKFPASKHLGEGQVIDLTPPWPRKPFREVLQEAIGEDWFKLNSEGKRRLAEHYEVEIKEGFTESDICRHLFEKQVEAKTVGPLFVTEFPTDFVPLAKQKKEDPQFVDVFELIVNGQELAPGYSELNDPLVQRSRLEKQAGEEKQKIDEEFLLALEYGMPPAGGIGLGIDRLTMLLTAQESIRDVILFPLLRPKEESKKPD; this is encoded by the coding sequence ATGTCTTCGACGAACCCAGAATCAGAATTACTTAGACTTCGTAGAGAAAAACTTAACTATTGGAAATCACAAGGTATCGACCCATTCGGACAACCTTTTTTCGATACACGACCAATTGAACACATTGTGGCCCAGTTTATAGAAAACCAAGAAGTCCGGATTGCAGGCCGAATTCTTTCGATTCGAGATATGGGCAAGAGCTTTTTTGCCCATGTCCAGGATCAAAGCTCAAAGATTCAGATCTATGCAAATCCTCAATCCTGTGGCGAACTTGCCTTTAACCAACTTAAGCAGCTCGACATTGGTGATATTCTTGGAGTAGAAGGGAGCTGTTTTTTCACTAAAACAAAAGAAAAAACGATTCGGATTAAAAGTTGGCAGCTTCTAGTAAAATCACTTCGTCCCCTTCCCTCTAAGTGGCACGGACTCCACGATGTCGAAGCCCGTTATAGGCAAAGATACCTTGACCTGATTATGAATCCGGATGTCAAAAAAATCTTTTTGTACCGCAGCCAAATAGTCAAGGAGATCCGTAATTTCTTGCATCAAAAAGGCTTTATAGAAGTCGAAACCCCAATGATGCAGACCATTGCTGGAGGAGCAGCAGCCAATCCTTTCAAGACTTTCCATGAAGCTCTAGGCATCTCTCTTTACTTAAGAATAGCTCCCGAACTCTACCTGAAAAGACTTCTGGTTGGGGGGTTAGAAAAGATTTTCGAGCTCAATCGTAACTTTCGCAACGAAGGTATTTCTCGAAAGCATAACCCTGAGTTTACAATGCTGGAAGCCTACCAGGCTTATGGGGATTTTCAGTCGATGGCTAATCTCTTAGAAGAAATGATCTCTACAGTTGCTGAAAAAGTGTTAGGAACCTTAAAGTTTCCGGCTTCAAAGCATCTGGGTGAAGGTCAAGTTATAGATTTAACTCCCCCCTGGCCAAGGAAACCTTTCCGAGAAGTCCTTCAAGAAGCGATCGGAGAAGATTGGTTTAAATTAAACAGCGAAGGAAAAAGAAGACTTGCCGAACACTACGAAGTCGAAATCAAGGAAGGATTTACAGAAAGTGACATCTGCAGACATCTTTTCGAAAAACAGGTGGAAGCCAAGACAGTCGGACCTCTCTTTGTCACAGAATTTCCAACCGATTTTGTTCCCTTGGCTAAACAGAAAAAAGAGGATCCCCAGTTTGTAGATGTCTTTGAATTAATAGTTAACGGGCAGGAACTTGCTCCCGGTTACAGCGAGCTCAACGATCCGTTAGTTCAGAGAAGCAGGCTTGAAAAACAGGCTGGAGAAGAAAAACAGAAGATTGATGAAGAATTTCTGCTTGCTTTAGAGTATGGCATGCCTCCGGCTGGAGGAATAGGATTAGGAATTGATCGGCTAACAATGCTCTTAACTGCCCAGGAATCGATCCGGGATGTTATCCTTTTCCCCCTACTACGCCCCAAGGAAGAATCAAAGAAACCGGACTGA
- a CDS encoding aldo/keto reductase, translated as MEYTILGKTGFRVSRLGIGTAEIGFERMPLASVSELLLFALDHGINVLDTARGYESSEELIGKAIGHRRRDFIIVSKCGYGEIEGMESLPPWSKKKITASVDQSLKKLRTDHIDIMLLHTCTKDVLQKGEALEALLIAQQKGKIRFIGYSGDNEDGLFALSLEPIDVVEISLNVTDQYNAEKLLPLAKEKKVGVLVKRPLGNCPWKDPLELSPQYGREYGEEYRRRFKAMGLKAADLGIEEDGWAEFFLRFVLSFPEIHVVLIGVTKLEHLVQDIQTLKKGVLPQPVWHKVRESFIKAQSLSGSIWLGQG; from the coding sequence ATGGAATACACCATTTTGGGCAAGACCGGTTTTAGGGTTTCGAGACTGGGAATAGGCACGGCAGAAATAGGTTTTGAACGCATGCCTTTAGCTTCTGTCTCCGAGCTTCTTCTCTTTGCTCTTGACCATGGGATTAATGTTTTGGATACGGCACGAGGTTATGAATCTTCCGAAGAATTAATAGGTAAAGCTATTGGTCATCGCAGGAGAGATTTCATTATTGTTTCTAAGTGTGGTTATGGGGAAATTGAAGGCATGGAGTCTTTGCCTCCCTGGTCTAAAAAAAAGATTACCGCTTCAGTAGATCAGTCTTTAAAGAAATTAAGGACTGATCATATCGATATCATGCTTCTTCATACCTGTACAAAAGATGTTCTTCAGAAAGGAGAAGCTTTAGAAGCATTACTTATAGCACAGCAAAAGGGAAAAATCCGATTTATCGGTTATTCAGGGGATAATGAAGACGGTCTTTTTGCTTTAAGTCTTGAGCCAATCGATGTCGTTGAGATTAGTCTTAATGTTACCGATCAGTATAATGCAGAGAAGCTGTTGCCATTGGCTAAAGAAAAAAAGGTAGGAGTTTTAGTGAAAAGACCCTTGGGAAACTGCCCATGGAAGGATCCTTTGGAGTTAAGCCCCCAGTACGGCCGTGAATATGGAGAGGAATATCGAAGGAGATTTAAAGCAATGGGGTTAAAAGCTGCTGATTTGGGTATTGAGGAAGATGGGTGGGCAGAGTTTTTCCTCCGTTTTGTCCTCTCTTTCCCTGAAATTCATGTGGTATTGATCGGTGTAACCAAATTAGAGCATCTGGTCCAAGACATACAAACTTTAAAAAAGGGAGTACTTCCTCAACCCGTGTGGCATAAAGTCAGGGAGAGTTTTATAAAAGCACAAAGCTTATCGGGAAGCATATGGCTTGGCCAGGGCTAG
- the queD gene encoding 6-carboxytetrahydropterin synthase QueD encodes MHVILSKDFDFEAAQALPSFPEGHKCQRIHGHSFKLTVAVRGEVDPQKGILYDHGKISEAVSPLIDQLDHQYLNDIEGLKNPTIENLAGWFWNKLKDKLPGLFEITIQETARTRCIYRGD; translated from the coding sequence ATGCATGTCATTTTATCCAAAGACTTCGACTTTGAAGCGGCACAAGCCTTGCCTTCATTTCCTGAAGGTCACAAATGCCAAAGAATTCATGGACACAGCTTTAAACTAACCGTAGCTGTCCGAGGAGAAGTGGATCCTCAAAAAGGGATCCTTTACGATCATGGAAAAATTTCTGAAGCTGTTTCTCCTCTCATAGATCAATTAGACCATCAATATCTCAACGATATCGAAGGTCTAAAAAACCCTACCATAGAAAACCTAGCGGGATGGTTTTGGAATAAACTTAAAGACAAACTTCCCGGCCTTTTTGAAATTACTATCCAAGAAACAGCTCGAACTCGTTGCATTTACAGGGGAGATTAA
- a CDS encoding PDZ domain-containing protein, with protein MNGFGQPHILFSSFAKIFLLFSLFISLSVSLFSAPMKFVPDLKQSQIFAEDENGVHLKYPIIINPYTIISPDALLRVIYVKPEMELLTTGLTPTENEGQKKGLAEAASRSTPAMETEPQQGAFREETPQQKEMKMIQQTVWNTGSVFYQAFDFLDAEDLRIIYKEKNKKSLSDEPINFPEGMVLAQIDSKVVIIALEENGNGYQYGLKAGDQILAINDVGINGNLSDLLSLYRKEKFGIRRTRSSLKFLVERNGENSPIEVSIPLPPSLQGSILDEPIVTEPTRKKH; from the coding sequence ATGAATGGATTTGGTCAACCGCATATACTCTTTTCTTCTTTTGCAAAAATATTTTTACTTTTTTCTTTGTTTATCTCGTTATCAGTTTCTCTCTTTTCTGCCCCAATGAAATTTGTTCCCGATCTTAAGCAATCTCAAATTTTTGCTGAAGACGAAAATGGGGTTCACCTGAAATATCCTATCATTATTAATCCCTACACGATCATTTCTCCAGATGCTTTATTGCGAGTGATCTATGTGAAGCCTGAGATGGAGCTTTTAACAACAGGTCTAACCCCTACGGAAAATGAAGGTCAAAAAAAAGGACTTGCTGAAGCAGCTTCTAGATCTACACCCGCTATGGAAACTGAACCCCAACAAGGGGCTTTTCGTGAAGAAACTCCCCAGCAAAAAGAAATGAAAATGATCCAGCAGACTGTTTGGAATACTGGATCAGTATTTTATCAGGCTTTCGATTTTCTTGATGCCGAGGATTTGAGGATAATCTATAAAGAAAAAAACAAGAAATCTTTATCCGACGAACCAATCAATTTCCCCGAAGGGATGGTTTTAGCTCAGATTGATTCCAAGGTGGTGATTATCGCTCTTGAAGAAAATGGCAATGGCTACCAATATGGACTTAAGGCTGGGGATCAGATTTTAGCCATTAATGATGTGGGAATTAATGGTAATCTTAGTGATCTGCTTTCTCTTTATAGAAAAGAAAAATTCGGGATAAGGAGGACAAGAAGTTCGTTAAAATTTCTTGTGGAAAGAAACGGAGAGAATTCTCCTATAGAAGTGAGCATTCCTCTCCCTCCTTCTTTGCAGGGCAGTATCCTAGATGAACCTATTGTTACTGAACCTACTCGTAAGAAACATTAA